The following are encoded together in the Clostridium sp. BJN0013 genome:
- the ftsX gene encoding permease-like cell division protein FtsX, with protein sequence MRISTISFFIKDAFRSLNRNKTISIAAAATVAATLFIFGIAILAMLTIKQGMLEVQSKVEVKVYLQDNITSAQRSDIEKKVNSIDGIVKLNYETKSEALNKFKNQLGEQNKSLVEGLDKDNPIPSAFIIKVKQPEIVSTVVKNIEGMPGIYSIQDGRGIVDKIITISRTIKWAGSIILIILIGVCLFLIGNTIRITLYSRRKEIGIMKYIGATDWFIRWPFIIEGIIIGLVGAVVSNVILYYLYKIVYNKASNVLIMIQMVNPQYVITNILGIFALAGIIIGAVGSVLSIRKFLAV encoded by the coding sequence ATGAGGATTAGTACCATAAGTTTTTTTATAAAAGATGCCTTTAGAAGTTTAAATAGAAATAAGACTATAAGTATAGCAGCTGCAGCCACGGTGGCGGCTACATTGTTCATATTTGGTATAGCTATACTTGCAATGCTCACTATCAAACAGGGTATGTTGGAAGTTCAGTCTAAAGTAGAGGTAAAAGTTTATCTTCAAGACAACATAACCTCAGCTCAAAGATCAGATATTGAAAAAAAGGTTAATTCTATAGATGGTATAGTTAAATTGAACTATGAAACAAAGTCTGAAGCATTGAATAAATTTAAAAACCAGTTAGGAGAACAAAACAAGTCTCTTGTGGAAGGACTAGATAAGGACAACCCTATTCCTAGTGCATTTATAATTAAGGTTAAACAACCTGAAATTGTTTCCACAGTAGTTAAGAATATAGAAGGTATGCCCGGTATATACAGTATTCAAGATGGAAGAGGCATTGTAGATAAGATTATAACTATAAGCAGAACTATAAAGTGGGCAGGAAGTATTATACTTATAATACTAATTGGAGTTTGTTTATTTTTAATAGGAAATACTATAAGAATAACATTGTATTCTAGAAGAAAAGAAATAGGAATAATGAAATATATTGGAGCCACAGATTGGTTTATAAGATGGCCTTTTATTATAGAAGGTATTATAATAGGCTTGGTAGGAGCGGTGGTTTCAAATGTTATATTATATTATTTATATAAAATAGTATATAATAAAGCATCTAATGTTCTTATAATGATTCAAATGGTTAATCCGCAGTATGTAATTACCAACATTTTAGGTATATTTGCTTTGGCAGGTATAATTATAGGTGCTGTAGGTAGCGTATTATCTATTAGAAAATTTCTTGCAGTTTAG
- a CDS encoding S41 family peptidase, which yields MKVKRNWIAYTVVIVIITNVLTMFGTVSFIRNAQGNAVGKFEKLFEVRNQLYKYYYGSIDDSVLVEGAIKGMTESLNDPYTVFMNKKEFESFSAQTEGNYYGVGIQVMAKENNIVVIDVFDSSPAKQVGITSGDIIQKVNGTVVNGKNLDKAVSLIKGKENTEVTLTLYRENKGSFDAKVKRKKIDINTVKGEMLENNVAYIQIDMFDENTAESFKNELKRLNTQGMKSLIVDLRDDPGGMLDQCVDMVSNFVPKDKVIVSTIDKYKNKKEYKSKGGDFNNLPVTVLTNENTASASEIFSGALKDYKLATIVGKKTYGKGVVQTILDTGDSTALKVTISKYYTPNGEDINKKGINPDVEVEYPDELKESSYDRSRDPQFSKAYEIAKSKVK from the coding sequence TTGAAAGTCAAAAGAAATTGGATAGCGTATACTGTAGTTATTGTAATTATAACAAATGTTCTCACCATGTTTGGTACGGTTAGTTTTATAAGAAATGCCCAGGGAAATGCAGTAGGTAAATTTGAAAAGTTATTTGAAGTGAGAAATCAATTGTATAAGTATTATTATGGCTCTATAGATGATAGTGTGCTAGTTGAGGGAGCTATTAAAGGTATGACAGAATCTTTAAATGATCCATATACTGTATTTATGAATAAAAAGGAATTTGAAAGTTTTAGTGCTCAAACTGAAGGAAATTATTATGGAGTTGGAATTCAGGTCATGGCAAAAGAAAATAATATTGTTGTAATAGATGTATTTGATAGTTCTCCTGCAAAACAGGTAGGGATAACTTCTGGTGACATAATACAGAAAGTAAATGGAACTGTTGTAAATGGCAAGAATTTAGATAAAGCTGTATCTCTTATAAAAGGAAAAGAAAATACAGAAGTTACCCTTACATTATATAGAGAAAATAAAGGCAGTTTTGATGCGAAGGTAAAAAGAAAAAAAATAGATATTAATACTGTAAAAGGTGAAATGCTAGAAAATAATGTAGCTTATATTCAAATAGATATGTTTGATGAGAATACAGCAGAAAGTTTTAAAAATGAATTAAAGAGATTAAATACCCAGGGGATGAAATCTTTAATTGTAGATTTAAGAGACGATCCAGGCGGTATGCTAGATCAGTGTGTAGATATGGTTTCTAATTTTGTTCCAAAAGATAAGGTAATAGTGTCAACTATAGACAAATATAAAAATAAAAAGGAATATAAGTCAAAGGGAGGAGATTTTAATAATCTGCCTGTGACCGTACTTACCAATGAAAATACAGCTAGTGCTTCAGAAATATTTTCGGGAGCTTTAAAAGACTATAAACTTGCAACTATAGTTGGAAAAAAGACTTATGGAAAAGGGGTAGTTCAGACTATATTAGATACCGGGGATAGCACTGCACTTAAAGTTACTATATCTAAGTACTATACTCCTAATGGTGAAGATATAAATAAAAAGGGAATAAATCCTGATGTGGAAGTAGAATATCCAGATGAACTTAAAGAGTCCAGTTATGATAGGAGTAGAGATCCTCAGTTTAGTAAGGCATATGAGATAGCAAAAAGTAAGGTAAAGTAA
- a CDS encoding PDZ domain-containing protein, whose amino-acid sequence MILMYTLKSVAFALTEPYLVLLLAILAFTFYRKNKQTVIMQQMIIGEKINSPFELTISQIVIGIFGGILVSVIMSYLGVIFNEDSAIDLIFLASIIFMFFNPRFICFSYSGAILGFISLMLGVLSQDLNIPGLNFLKIDVVSLMSMIAILHLVEGILIIIDGKRGAIPVFTSKNGNIIGGFALQRYWAIPMAIIFMLHPKSIIGNFSQIPIQDWWPLINNSIPRSILQSAVMVLIPFYAVMGYNSVTFTRDVKEKTAISGGLVILYSLVLFGMAQIAALNIWFKFLILIFAPLAHEGIILLQRNMEIKGKPKYISSSEGIMVLAVAPNSPANEMGIKSGDLLVEVNSEKIESEDRIMEIIKECSNFIWFKVKRVAGNFEQVSYNRMNKNKRLGIVFVPRNVPKNSMVVKLDKNKFSEILNKIKNKDKDD is encoded by the coding sequence ATGATACTAATGTACACATTAAAATCTGTAGCTTTTGCACTGACAGAACCATATCTAGTGCTCCTTTTAGCTATATTGGCATTTACATTTTATAGGAAAAATAAGCAGACAGTTATAATGCAGCAAATGATAATTGGAGAAAAAATTAATTCTCCTTTTGAACTCACAATATCTCAAATTGTAATAGGGATTTTCGGTGGGATTCTAGTAAGTGTCATTATGTCTTATCTTGGAGTGATTTTTAATGAAGATTCAGCTATAGATTTAATATTTTTAGCATCAATAATTTTTATGTTTTTTAATCCCAGATTTATATGTTTTTCTTATTCAGGTGCAATATTAGGATTTATAAGTCTTATGTTGGGTGTTCTATCACAAGATCTTAATATACCTGGTTTGAATTTTTTAAAAATAGATGTAGTTTCACTTATGAGTATGATAGCCATATTACATTTAGTAGAAGGAATTTTAATTATTATAGATGGTAAGAGAGGAGCTATTCCGGTTTTTACCAGTAAAAATGGAAATATAATAGGGGGATTTGCACTTCAGAGGTACTGGGCAATTCCTATGGCTATAATTTTTATGCTTCATCCAAAATCTATAATAGGTAATTTCTCACAGATACCTATTCAGGATTGGTGGCCTTTAATAAATAATTCTATACCGCGTAGTATTTTACAAAGTGCAGTTATGGTTTTGATACCATTTTATGCAGTCATGGGATATAATAGTGTAACATTTACTCGGGATGTCAAGGAAAAGACAGCTATATCTGGAGGACTTGTGATTTTATATAGTTTAGTTTTGTTTGGCATGGCACAGATTGCTGCTTTAAATATATGGTTTAAATTTTTAATATTGATATTTGCACCGTTGGCCCATGAAGGAATTATATTACTTCAGAGAAATATGGAAATCAAAGGCAAACCCAAATATATAAGTAGCAGCGAAGGCATTATGGTATTAGCTGTAGCACCCAACTCTCCTGCCAATGAAATGGGAATTAAAAGTGGGGATCTATTGGTAGAGGTAAATAGTGAGAAAATCGAAAGTGAAGACAGAATAATGGAAATAATAAAAGAATGTTCAAATTTTATATGGTTTAAAGTGAAAAGAGTAGCGGGAAATTTTGAACAGGTCAGTTATAATAGAATGAATAAAAATAAAAGACTGGGGATAGTTTTTGTTCCTAGAAATGTACCTAAAAATAGTATGGTGGTAAAATTAGATAAAAATAAATTTTCAGAAATATTAAACAAGATAAAAAATAAAGATAAGGATGATTGA
- the uvrB gene encoding excinuclease ABC subunit UvrB: MERFKVHSQFKPTGDQPQAIESISTHIFKGDKFQTLLGVTGSGKTFTMANIIEKVQKPTLVLAHNKTLAAQLCSEFKEFFPENCVEYFVSYYDYYQPEAYIPQTDTYIEKDASINDEIDKLRHSATSALLERRDVIVVASVSCIYGLGNPEEYKKLTLSLRQGMIKNRDEVLKKLVEIQYERNDLNFIRGTFRVKGDTVDIFPASSAERGIRVEFFGDEIDRIREFDALTGATLGIRKHVSIFPASHFATSQEKLEISIEKIEAELEETLKKLISEDKLLEAQRLRQRTNFDIEMMREIGYCSGIENYSRILDGRPKGSPPQTLIDYFPKDFLLFIDESHVTLPQVKAMYAGDRSRKESLVGYGFRLPSAFDNRPLKFEEFEKKLNQVVFVSATPADYELKNSQNIAEQILRPTGLLDPEIIVKPIKGQIDDLYNNIQETIHRGYRVLVTTLTKKMAEDLTEYFKDMDVKARYLHSSITTIDRMKIIRDLRKGEFDVLVGINLLREGLDIPEVALVAILDADKEGFLRSEKSLIQTIGRAARNSESKVIMYADNITNSMDRAINETKRRRQIQIEYNKKNGIKPTTINKAIREIIESTMILEEKEEYNTLEEAVKADNRKLEELIKNYEKQMTMAARELRFEEAAKLRDAMVKLKKQKNKNISRNN, encoded by the coding sequence ATGGAAAGATTTAAAGTACATTCTCAATTTAAACCTACTGGAGATCAACCTCAGGCCATAGAGAGTATATCTACCCATATTTTTAAAGGAGATAAATTTCAGACATTGCTTGGAGTAACAGGTTCCGGCAAAACCTTTACTATGGCAAATATAATAGAAAAGGTACAAAAGCCTACACTGGTGCTTGCACATAATAAAACCCTGGCGGCACAGCTGTGTTCAGAATTTAAAGAATTTTTTCCTGAGAATTGTGTAGAGTATTTTGTATCTTATTATGATTACTATCAACCAGAGGCATATATACCTCAAACAGATACTTATATAGAAAAAGATGCATCTATAAATGATGAAATCGATAAATTAAGGCATTCTGCCACTTCTGCATTATTGGAAAGACGGGATGTAATAGTAGTTGCCTCTGTATCTTGTATATATGGTTTAGGAAATCCAGAGGAGTATAAAAAATTAACTTTATCTTTAAGACAGGGAATGATAAAAAACAGAGATGAAGTACTTAAAAAATTAGTAGAAATACAATATGAGAGAAATGATTTAAACTTTATAAGAGGTACTTTCAGGGTAAAAGGAGATACAGTGGACATATTTCCTGCATCCTCTGCGGAACGTGGCATACGTGTGGAATTTTTTGGGGATGAAATTGATAGAATACGAGAATTTGATGCATTAACAGGGGCAACTCTTGGAATAAGAAAACATGTTTCCATATTTCCTGCATCCCATTTTGCCACCTCTCAGGAAAAGTTGGAAATATCTATAGAAAAAATAGAAGCAGAATTAGAGGAAACACTTAAAAAACTTATATCTGAAGATAAATTACTGGAAGCCCAGAGACTAAGACAAAGAACCAATTTTGATATAGAGATGATGAGAGAAATAGGTTATTGCAGTGGCATTGAAAATTATTCTAGAATATTGGATGGAAGACCAAAAGGAAGTCCTCCCCAAACTCTTATAGACTATTTTCCTAAAGATTTTCTATTGTTTATAGATGAGAGTCATGTTACTCTTCCTCAGGTAAAAGCCATGTATGCAGGAGATAGGTCTAGAAAGGAGTCTTTGGTGGGATATGGATTTAGATTGCCTTCTGCTTTTGATAATAGACCTTTAAAATTTGAGGAATTTGAAAAAAAATTAAATCAGGTAGTATTTGTAAGTGCTACTCCCGCAGATTATGAATTAAAAAATTCTCAAAATATAGCGGAACAAATATTAAGGCCTACAGGATTATTAGACCCTGAAATTATAGTAAAGCCTATTAAAGGCCAAATTGATGATCTTTATAACAATATACAGGAAACTATACATAGAGGTTATAGGGTACTTGTTACTACCCTTACTAAAAAAATGGCGGAGGATTTAACAGAATATTTTAAAGATATGGATGTAAAAGCTAGATATCTTCATTCTAGTATAACTACCATAGATAGAATGAAAATAATAAGAGATTTGAGAAAAGGAGAGTTTGATGTTTTAGTGGGAATCAATTTATTGAGAGAGGGACTTGATATACCGGAAGTTGCACTGGTTGCAATTCTAGATGCAGATAAAGAAGGATTTCTAAGATCAGAAAAATCTCTTATACAGACTATAGGAAGGGCAGCAAGAAATTCTGAAAGCAAGGTTATAATGTATGCAGACAATATTACCAATTCAATGGATAGGGCTATAAATGAGACCAAAAGAAGAAGACAAATACAGATAGAGTATAATAAAAAGAACGGTATAAAACCTACAACTATTAATAAAGCCATTAGAGAAATCATAGAATCTACTATGATCTTGGAAGAAAAAGAGGAATATAATACTTTAGAAGAGGCTGTAAAAGCAGACAATAGAAAACTGGAAGAACTTATTAAAAATTATGAGAAACAAATGACCATGGCGGCTAGAGAACTTAGATTTGAAGAAGCAGCAAAATTAAGGGATGCAATGGTAAAGTTAAAAAAACAGAAAAATAAAAACATATCTAGAAATAATTAA
- the uvrA gene encoding excinuclease ABC subunit UvrA: protein MRNSIVIKGAKVHNLKNVDLTLPRDKFIVFTGLSGSGKSSLAFDTLYAEGQRRYVESLSAYARQFLGQMDKPEVEYIQGLSPAISIDQKTTSRNPRSTVGTVTEIYDYLRLLYARIGVPHCPKCGKKIAQQTVDQMVDRIMEMDEGTKIQVLSPLIKGRKGEHVKVLENIMKNGFVRARIDGNIVDLQDEEIKLERNKKHVIEVIVDRIVIKEEIRSRLADSIEMALKLSDGTVIINVIAGEDILFSDKFACPDCGISLGEITSRTFSFNAPFGKCDTCDGLGTLLEIDDNLVIPDKRKSILEGAVMCWGEGSLKEDSWTFSILKALSGKYKFKLDTPVEKLDPKILDILLHGLRGEKIKVKYKRENRVVEFNHAFEGIVNNLKRRYMETNSDYIKREIENYMSHNPCPKCKGARLRPEALAVTVGEKNIFELSSMSIKDELKFFQQIQLSKKDTIISEQILKEINSRLQFLIDVGLDYLTLSRTAGTLSGGEAQRIRLATQIGSSLVGVLYILDEPSIGLHQRDNDRLIATLKHLRDLGNTVIVVEHDEDTIRQSDFIVDIGPGAGEHGGKVVAAGNISDIIECDASITGQYLSGKKKIKVPENRKKGNGKFIKVIGARENNLKNVDVEFPLGVFNCVTGVSGSGKSTLVNEVLYKALYKKLNKSRHNPGRHKDILGMENIDKVINIDQSPIGRTPRSNPATYTGVFDIIRQVFSNTNEAKMRGYKPGRFSFNVKGGRCEACSGDGIIKIEMQFLSDVYVPCEVCKGKRYNRETLEVKYKNKNIDQVLNMTVEEALKFFENIPRIKNKLQTLVDVGLGYIKLGQPSTQLSGGEAQRVKLAYELSKRSTGKTIYILDEPTTGLHIDDVSKLINILQRIVNVGNTVIVIEHNLDVIKCADYIIDLGPEGGDKGGTILCTGTPEQVAENKDSYTGQYLKKML from the coding sequence ATGAGAAATAGCATAGTGATAAAAGGTGCTAAAGTTCACAATTTAAAAAATGTGGACTTGACATTACCTAGAGATAAATTCATAGTGTTTACTGGACTTTCAGGCTCAGGGAAATCTTCTTTAGCTTTTGATACTTTATATGCAGAAGGACAGAGGAGATATGTAGAATCTTTATCTGCCTATGCAAGGCAATTTTTAGGACAAATGGATAAGCCAGAAGTTGAATATATTCAAGGATTGTCACCGGCCATATCTATAGATCAGAAGACAACCAGTAGAAATCCCCGTTCTACTGTAGGGACGGTTACTGAGATATACGATTATTTAAGATTATTGTATGCCCGTATAGGAGTACCACATTGTCCTAAATGCGGTAAAAAAATAGCCCAGCAGACTGTAGATCAAATGGTAGACAGGATTATGGAGATGGATGAGGGAACTAAGATACAAGTACTTTCCCCCTTGATAAAAGGACGTAAGGGAGAACATGTGAAAGTACTGGAAAATATAATGAAAAATGGGTTTGTAAGAGCTAGAATTGATGGAAACATAGTAGACCTTCAAGATGAGGAAATAAAACTGGAAAGAAATAAGAAGCATGTTATTGAAGTTATAGTAGATAGGATTGTAATAAAAGAAGAAATAAGAAGTAGACTGGCAGATTCTATAGAGATGGCACTAAAACTGTCAGATGGAACAGTTATTATAAATGTTATTGCAGGAGAAGATATTTTATTTAGTGATAAATTTGCATGCCCAGATTGTGGAATAAGCTTGGGAGAAATTACTTCAAGAACTTTCTCTTTTAATGCTCCTTTTGGCAAGTGTGACACCTGTGATGGGCTTGGTACATTACTTGAAATAGATGATAATCTTGTCATACCTGATAAGAGAAAGAGTATATTAGAAGGAGCTGTAATGTGCTGGGGAGAAGGTAGTTTAAAAGAAGACTCCTGGACCTTTAGTATATTAAAAGCTTTGTCTGGTAAATATAAATTTAAATTGGATACTCCTGTAGAAAAATTGGATCCGAAGATTTTAGATATATTATTACATGGATTAAGGGGAGAGAAGATAAAAGTTAAATATAAAAGAGAGAACAGGGTAGTGGAGTTTAATCATGCTTTTGAGGGAATAGTAAATAATTTAAAGAGAAGATATATGGAAACAAACTCGGATTATATAAAAAGAGAAATAGAAAATTATATGAGTCATAATCCATGTCCCAAATGCAAAGGAGCAAGATTGAGACCAGAAGCTCTTGCAGTTACAGTGGGTGAAAAAAATATATTTGAATTGAGCAGCATGTCTATAAAGGATGAGTTAAAGTTTTTTCAACAAATACAGTTATCAAAGAAAGATACTATTATAAGTGAGCAGATATTGAAAGAAATAAATTCCAGGCTGCAATTTTTAATAGATGTAGGGCTGGATTATTTAACTTTATCCAGAACAGCGGGAACTTTATCTGGTGGGGAGGCTCAGAGAATAAGGCTTGCTACACAAATAGGATCTAGCTTGGTAGGAGTGCTTTACATACTTGATGAACCAAGTATAGGACTTCATCAGAGAGATAATGACAGATTGATTGCTACTTTGAAACACTTAAGAGATCTCGGAAATACGGTTATAGTTGTAGAACATGATGAAGATACTATAAGGCAATCAGATTTTATAGTAGACATAGGACCAGGGGCGGGGGAACATGGAGGAAAAGTCGTTGCTGCAGGAAATATTTCAGATATTATAGAATGTGATGCTTCTATAACAGGACAGTATTTAAGCGGTAAGAAAAAAATAAAAGTACCGGAGAACAGGAAAAAAGGAAATGGGAAATTTATAAAAGTAATAGGAGCCAGAGAAAATAATTTAAAAAATGTTGATGTGGAATTTCCACTTGGGGTATTTAATTGTGTTACTGGAGTGTCTGGCTCAGGAAAGAGTACTTTAGTAAATGAAGTATTGTATAAGGCTCTATATAAAAAATTAAATAAATCAAGGCATAATCCTGGAAGGCACAAAGATATTTTAGGAATGGAAAACATAGATAAGGTAATAAATATAGATCAAAGTCCTATAGGAAGGACTCCCAGATCAAATCCTGCGACTTATACAGGAGTATTTGATATAATAAGACAGGTGTTTTCAAATACCAATGAAGCTAAGATGAGAGGATATAAACCAGGACGATTTAGTTTTAATGTAAAAGGTGGAAGATGTGAAGCCTGCAGTGGTGATGGAATAATAAAAATAGAAATGCAGTTTTTGTCAGATGTATATGTTCCCTGTGAAGTATGCAAAGGTAAAAGGTATAATAGAGAAACCCTGGAGGTCAAATATAAGAATAAAAATATTGATCAGGTACTTAATATGACTGTAGAGGAAGCATTGAAGTTTTTTGAGAATATACCAAGAATAAAAAATAAATTACAGACCTTAGTAGATGTAGGACTTGGATACATTAAGTTAGGTCAACCATCAACACAGCTATCTGGAGGAGAAGCTCAGAGAGTTAAGTTAGCTTATGAACTATCTAAAAGAAGCACGGGAAAAACCATATATATATTGGATGAACCTACTACAGGACTTCATATAGATGATGTAAGTAAACTTATAAATATACTTCAGAGAATTGTAAATGTAGGTAATACGGTAATTGTTATAGAACATAATTTAGATGTTATAAAGTGTGCAGATTACATCATTGATCTTGGACCTGAAGGAGGAGATAAGGGTGGAACTATTCTCTGTACAGGTACCCCGGAGCAGGTAGCTGAAAATAAAGACTCCTATACAGGACAATATCTAAAAAAGATGTTATAA
- a CDS encoding FHA domain-containing protein, whose product MDLSKLSMIFKIIIIGIVYIIIFWALRIMYKDIKNGSRKSRSLIRKSFGLEVVNPGKNSNLRKGAVIPVRREVTIGRKNDNQLILEDPYTSGHHARVYIKNAKDCVLEDLGSTNGTLLNGKKLRGKHYLAPGDEIKIGNTAFKVIG is encoded by the coding sequence ATGGATCTAAGTAAATTAAGTATGATTTTTAAAATTATAATTATAGGTATAGTTTATATTATAATATTTTGGGCATTAAGAATAATGTATAAAGATATAAAAAATGGAAGCAGAAAAAGTAGAAGTTTAATTAGAAAATCCTTTGGACTTGAAGTAGTTAATCCAGGTAAAAATTCAAATCTTAGAAAAGGTGCTGTAATTCCTGTAAGAAGAGAAGTGACTATAGGAAGGAAAAATGACAATCAGCTTATATTAGAAGATCCTTATACATCAGGTCATCATGCTAGGGTTTATATAAAGAATGCAAAAGATTGCGTACTAGAGGATCTGGGAAGTACTAATGGAACTCTTTTAAATGGTAAAAAATTAAGGGGAAAGCATTATTTAGCTCCAGGAGATGAAATTAAAATTGGAAATACAGCTTTTAAAGTTATAGGATAG
- a CDS encoding FtsW/RodA/SpoVE family cell cycle protein: MDTTRDEKKLLKYTYLLCFICFLNLAIIKQPFDKGAMVMAIVICLLIGYSYFVIRKFFSDGDKYIFIFSSILSVIGMVMLYRIDMTVAIKQIIWFAIGVTGFILIVVLMPDTSRFSKYKYIYLICTLIFMGMGTIFGTELNGSKNWVNFFGIQFQPSEFGKLFLVAYLASDLKDYKNFKNLIVPCIVVMASLVFMVLQRDLGSALIFFGIAVTMLYIATSKFRYVLICFLLSSGGAFLSYKLFNHVRTRIMIWKNPWPYATNESYQIVQSMFSIASGGLTGTGLGLGHPEYVPINTTDFIFAVLCEELGILIGFSIIILYFLLFYRCMRAAVYGNDEFSRLLAVGYSAMIASQVLVIVGGVMNAIPLTGITLPLVSRGGSSMLITFFSLGIIQKISEEGR, from the coding sequence TTGGATACTACTCGAGATGAGAAAAAACTATTAAAATATACATATTTGTTATGTTTTATTTGTTTCTTAAATTTGGCAATAATAAAACAGCCTTTTGATAAAGGTGCTATGGTAATGGCAATTGTGATCTGTCTGTTAATAGGATACTCCTATTTTGTAATAAGAAAGTTTTTTTCTGATGGAGATAAATATATATTTATTTTTTCAAGTATACTATCAGTTATAGGTATGGTAATGTTGTATAGAATAGATATGACGGTTGCCATTAAACAGATAATATGGTTTGCAATTGGAGTCACAGGCTTTATACTTATTGTAGTTTTAATGCCGGATACCAGCAGATTTAGCAAGTATAAATACATATATTTAATATGCACATTGATATTTATGGGAATGGGAACTATTTTTGGTACAGAATTAAATGGATCTAAAAACTGGGTAAATTTTTTTGGAATACAATTTCAACCCTCAGAGTTTGGAAAGTTATTTTTAGTAGCATATTTGGCATCAGATCTAAAAGATTATAAAAATTTTAAGAATTTGATAGTACCCTGTATAGTTGTAATGGCATCATTAGTTTTTATGGTACTTCAAAGGGATTTGGGTTCTGCTCTCATATTTTTTGGAATAGCTGTAACCATGCTTTATATAGCTACTTCTAAATTTAGGTATGTACTAATTTGTTTTTTACTTTCATCTGGAGGAGCTTTCCTTAGTTATAAGTTATTTAATCATGTTAGAACTAGAATTATGATATGGAAGAATCCCTGGCCCTATGCCACCAATGAAAGTTATCAAATTGTACAATCTATGTTTTCTATAGCTTCTGGAGGCCTTACAGGTACAGGCCTAGGACTAGGACATCCAGAGTATGTCCCTATTAATACCACAGACTTTATATTTGCAGTACTTTGTGAAGAATTAGGAATATTAATAGGTTTTTCTATAATAATATTATATTTCTTGTTATTTTATAGATGTATGAGAGCTGCAGTATATGGAAATGATGAGTTTTCAAGACTTCTTGCAGTAGGCTATAGTGCAATGATAGCATCTCAGGTTTTAGTTATAGTGGGAGGGGTTATGAATGCAATTCCTCTCACTGGTATAACCCTTCCACTGGTGAGTAGGGGAGGTAGTTCCATGCTTATAACGTTTTTTTCTTTAGGTATAATACAAAAGATATCGGAAGAAGGTAGGTAA